In one Natronosalvus amylolyticus genomic region, the following are encoded:
- a CDS encoding translation initiation factor IF-2 subunit gamma → MAENEQPEVNIGLVGHVDHGKTTLVQALSGSWTDQHSEEMKRGISIRLGYADATFRRCPDVDEPECFTVEEECPDGSASEPVRTVSFVDAPGHETLMATMLSGASLMDGAVLVVSASEPVPQPQTEEHLMALDIIGIENIVIAQNKIDLVDAETARDNYQQIQEFVEGTVAEDAPVVPISAGQEVNIDYLIGAIEQEIPTPQRDPETNPRMHVARSFDINKPGTTHENLMGGVLGGSLVAGELEVGDEIEIRPGRQVEEGGQSTYVPIETTVRSLQAAGQSVDTATPGGLLGVGTALDPSLTKGDALAGRVAGPPGSLPPTWDQFTMSVDLLERVVGAEAGETIDEISTGEPLMMTVGTSTTVGAVTSAREGECEVSLQRPVCAEPGAKIAINRRIGARWRLIGLGTLQG, encoded by the coding sequence ATGGCAGAAAATGAACAACCGGAGGTGAACATCGGACTCGTCGGCCACGTCGACCACGGGAAAACGACCCTGGTACAGGCGCTGAGTGGCTCGTGGACCGACCAGCACTCTGAGGAGATGAAACGCGGCATCTCGATCAGGCTGGGCTATGCGGACGCGACGTTCCGTCGCTGTCCCGACGTGGACGAACCCGAATGTTTCACCGTTGAGGAGGAGTGTCCGGACGGCTCGGCAAGCGAGCCCGTGCGGACCGTGTCGTTCGTCGACGCCCCAGGGCACGAAACCCTGATGGCGACGATGCTCTCTGGAGCCTCGCTGATGGACGGGGCGGTGCTGGTCGTTTCAGCGTCCGAACCCGTCCCACAGCCCCAGACTGAAGAACACCTGATGGCGCTCGACATCATCGGGATCGAGAACATCGTCATCGCCCAGAACAAAATCGATCTGGTCGATGCCGAGACCGCTCGAGACAACTACCAGCAGATTCAGGAGTTCGTCGAGGGAACCGTCGCCGAAGACGCGCCTGTCGTTCCAATCTCCGCGGGTCAGGAGGTCAACATCGACTACCTGATCGGCGCAATCGAGCAAGAGATTCCGACGCCACAGCGCGATCCGGAGACCAACCCTCGGATGCACGTCGCCCGGAGTTTCGACATCAACAAGCCGGGAACTACCCACGAGAACCTCATGGGTGGCGTCCTCGGTGGCAGCCTCGTGGCCGGCGAACTCGAGGTCGGCGACGAGATCGAGATCCGCCCTGGCCGACAGGTCGAAGAGGGCGGCCAGTCGACGTACGTTCCGATCGAGACGACGGTTCGCTCGTTGCAGGCGGCGGGTCAGTCGGTCGACACGGCGACACCGGGTGGATTGCTCGGTGTCGGGACCGCTCTCGACCCATCGCTCACGAAAGGTGACGCCCTCGCGGGCCGGGTAGCCGGACCGCCGGGATCGCTCCCACCCACGTGGGACCAGTTCACCATGAGCGTCGACTTGCTCGAGCGCGTCGTCGGTGCGGAGGCCGGCGAGACCATCGACGAGATTTCGACGGGCGAACCCCTGATGATGACCGTCGGCACGTCGACGACTGTCGGCGCGGTGACCAGCGCTCGAGAGGGCGAATGTGAGGTTTCGCTGCAGCGACCAGTCTGTGCCGAACCTGGTGCCAAAATCGCCATCAACCGGCGTATCGGTGCCCGCTGGCGGCTCATCGGCCTCGGCACGTTGCAGGGATAA
- a CDS encoding PIN domain-containing protein, with the protein MTTTVALDTSALMMPVELDVRLFDELDRLLGGVSSKPNEADGDAQLEPTVPQPVLEELRRLSERGGAEGTAANVGHDLATERCLVVDTEASYADDALVELAREGMVDYVVTNDLALRDRVLEQDIPVLALRGRNKLAITQP; encoded by the coding sequence ATGACCACGACGGTTGCACTCGATACGAGCGCGCTGATGATGCCGGTCGAACTCGACGTGCGACTGTTCGACGAACTCGACCGCTTGCTCGGTGGTGTCTCGTCGAAACCGAACGAGGCGGACGGTGACGCACAACTGGAACCGACCGTCCCACAGCCGGTACTCGAGGAACTCAGGCGCCTGTCTGAACGCGGCGGTGCGGAAGGCACCGCGGCGAACGTCGGACACGACCTGGCAACCGAACGCTGTCTCGTGGTCGATACGGAAGCATCGTACGCAGACGACGCCCTGGTCGAACTCGCCCGTGAGGGCATGGTCGACTACGTCGTCACGAACGACCTCGCGCTACGCGACCGGGTCCTCGAACAGGACATACCGGTACTTGCATTACGCGGGAGAAACAAATTGGCAATCACGCAACCATAG
- a CDS encoding DNA-directed RNA polymerase → MYKRVKLKDTVEVPPEELGDVSPALVKRLLQDKLEGRMDEEVGSVVSVTDVHDIGEGTVLPNRPGVYYEAEFDAVTFDPQMQEVVDGTVVEVVEFGAFVGIGPVDGLLHVSQISDEYLSFDRENQRLASSESDRALGVDDAVRARIVTKSIDERNPRDSKIGLTAKQPGLGKHGWLTDELEKREDVPVGE, encoded by the coding sequence ATGTACAAACGGGTCAAACTAAAGGATACGGTGGAAGTGCCCCCCGAGGAGCTCGGCGACGTCTCGCCGGCCCTCGTGAAGCGACTGTTGCAGGACAAACTCGAGGGTCGGATGGATGAAGAGGTCGGAAGCGTCGTCTCGGTTACCGACGTTCACGACATCGGTGAAGGGACCGTCCTCCCGAACCGACCGGGAGTCTACTACGAGGCCGAGTTCGACGCGGTCACGTTCGATCCCCAGATGCAGGAGGTCGTCGACGGGACGGTCGTCGAGGTCGTCGAGTTCGGTGCCTTCGTCGGGATCGGTCCCGTCGACGGACTGCTCCACGTCTCACAGATTTCGGACGAGTACCTCTCGTTCGACCGGGAGAATCAGCGACTGGCTTCGAGCGAGTCCGATCGCGCGCTCGGCGTCGACGACGCCGTTCGAGCCCGAATCGTCACGAAGAGCATCGACGAACGCAACCCGCGTGACTCGAAGATCGGTCTGACGGCCAAACAGCCCGGCCTGGGCAAACACGGCTGGCTCACCGACGAACTCGAGAAACGCGAAGACGTGCCGGTAGGTGAATAA
- the spt4 gene encoding transcription elongation factor subunit Spt4 — translation MASNRLACRECHAINPADETTCNQCASSSLTEDWAGYVVIAHPEESEIASEMQVTQPGSYALKVR, via the coding sequence GTGGCGTCGAACCGACTGGCCTGTCGAGAGTGTCACGCCATCAACCCGGCCGACGAGACGACGTGTAACCAGTGTGCGTCGTCCTCGCTGACCGAAGATTGGGCGGGCTACGTGGTCATCGCCCACCCCGAAGAGAGCGAGATTGCCAGCGAGATGCAGGTTACTCAACCGGGTTCGTATGCCCTCAAAGTCAGGTAA
- a CDS encoding GTP-dependent dephospho-CoA kinase family protein, with protein sequence MTETDDPTDPESQLSLPATLRHELKEPMGPIETDAERLLETVEGPLIAVGDVVTYHFLQADRQPDVALVDGQTKREAVDAEIDRVVRDVETGQTVTVTNPPAVLTESLLTALASALERPEPTTIFVEGEEDLAVLPALLAAPEGSSIVYGQPDEGMVHVVVDESTRARARDLLERFDGDESLLEIVGSSDC encoded by the coding sequence ATGACGGAGACGGACGACCCGACTGACCCGGAGTCACAGCTTTCTTTACCAGCAACGCTTCGCCACGAACTCAAAGAGCCGATGGGCCCGATCGAAACCGATGCTGAGCGGCTGCTCGAGACCGTCGAGGGTCCGCTCATCGCGGTCGGTGACGTCGTCACCTACCACTTCCTCCAGGCCGACCGACAACCAGACGTCGCGCTGGTCGACGGACAGACCAAACGCGAGGCCGTCGACGCGGAAATCGACCGCGTCGTTCGGGATGTCGAGACGGGACAGACCGTGACTGTCACGAATCCACCTGCCGTGCTCACCGAATCGTTGCTCACCGCCCTGGCGAGTGCACTCGAGCGTCCCGAGCCAACCACGATATTCGTCGAAGGGGAAGAGGACCTCGCCGTCCTGCCCGCATTGCTCGCCGCGCCGGAGGGGTCGAGTATCGTCTACGGCCAACCCGACGAGGGGATGGTCCACGTCGTCGTCGACGAATCGACTCGAGCCAGGGCCCGCGACCTCCTCGAGCGATTCGACGGTGACGAGAGTCTTCTCGAGATCGTGGGCTCGAGCGACTGTTGA
- a CDS encoding cryptochrome/photolyase family protein — protein sequence MELCWHRRDLRTVDASVLAGATTDGSVIPVYVVDPAVEPELGTRQRAFVGHTLQALRDRYRALGSDLLVRHGPAADVLEELVTTHDAETVHYAGAYSPARRDQQRRVDERLETTRYVDTVLVDPTVLEAKYPSYSQFYRDWQRVEKPEPRTEPDATSLAALEDETPIPFLDHDVSIHLPDAGQVAARDRLDAFCANGIRTYAATRDDLSNAVEQPTQAVSRLSPALAVGALGIRTVWRRVVRLYAETDGDIRRNVEKFGSELAWREWAYHQLQYHPDLATTNYKSLPGEIEWRNDEDDLEAWKRGETGYPLVDAGMRQLEAEGYVHNRPRQVVASFLTKHLLVDWRLGERHFREQLLDYDPATNPSSWQWIASTGTDSVDVRIFDPVSQLAKYDPEGVFVRNYVPELAEVPADKLVDWPTLSSDVRNELAPAYPAPIVDRGDAYARAQRVFERALGKR from the coding sequence ATGGAACTGTGCTGGCACCGCCGAGATTTGCGGACCGTCGACGCGAGCGTACTGGCCGGGGCCACGACCGACGGATCCGTCATTCCGGTCTACGTCGTCGATCCAGCCGTCGAACCCGAACTGGGCACCCGGCAGCGCGCCTTCGTCGGCCACACGCTCCAGGCACTCAGAGACCGGTATCGAGCCCTCGGCAGCGACTTGCTCGTTCGCCACGGCCCCGCCGCCGACGTGCTCGAGGAACTGGTTACGACCCACGACGCCGAAACGGTCCACTACGCTGGGGCCTACTCGCCCGCCAGACGCGACCAACAGCGGCGAGTCGACGAACGCCTCGAGACGACCCGCTACGTCGACACCGTCCTCGTCGACCCAACGGTCCTCGAAGCGAAGTACCCTAGCTACAGCCAGTTCTATCGCGACTGGCAACGCGTCGAGAAGCCGGAGCCACGAACCGAACCGGACGCCACGTCGTTGGCCGCTCTCGAGGACGAAACCCCGATTCCGTTCCTCGATCACGACGTTTCTATCCATCTCCCAGACGCGGGACAGGTGGCTGCCCGCGACCGACTGGATGCCTTTTGTGCGAACGGGATTCGAACCTATGCGGCGACCAGAGACGACCTCTCAAACGCAGTCGAACAGCCGACGCAGGCAGTCTCACGGCTCTCGCCCGCTCTCGCGGTCGGCGCACTCGGCATCCGAACGGTCTGGCGACGGGTTGTCCGATTGTACGCCGAAACCGACGGCGACATCCGGCGAAACGTCGAGAAATTCGGCTCCGAACTGGCCTGGCGCGAGTGGGCTTACCACCAGCTACAGTACCATCCGGACCTGGCGACGACGAACTACAAATCCCTCCCCGGTGAGATCGAGTGGCGAAACGACGAAGACGACCTCGAGGCCTGGAAACGGGGCGAAACCGGCTATCCACTGGTCGACGCTGGCATGCGTCAGCTCGAAGCCGAAGGCTACGTCCACAATCGGCCGCGACAGGTCGTCGCGAGCTTTCTGACGAAACACCTGCTCGTCGATTGGCGTCTCGGCGAGCGTCACTTCCGCGAACAGCTCCTCGATTACGACCCTGCGACGAATCCGTCGAGCTGGCAGTGGATCGCCTCGACCGGGACGGATTCGGTCGACGTCAGGATCTTCGATCCGGTCAGTCAGCTCGCAAAGTACGACCCCGAGGGCGTGTTCGTTCGCAATTACGTCCCCGAACTGGCCGAGGTTCCCGCCGACAAACTGGTCGACTGGCCGACGCTCTCGAGTGACGTTCGAAACGAACTCGCACCAGCGTATCCGGCCCCGATAGTCGACCGCGGCGATGCCTACGCTCGCGCACAACGCGTCTTCGAGCGAGCACTCGGCAAACGATGA
- a CDS encoding geranylgeranyl reductase family protein: MYDFVVVGVGPAGARVARQSAEAGYDVLALEGGRIGEPLACSGHVSTDIWSFTGAGARDELLQNEVYGARFHVRGPHDYETRVGTDSHAFYKESVVSNVIDRVGLDRHLADLAREAGADVRERHTVTDVRERHDRVVVTANGPDGTETFETKLVAGCDGPRSRVRETLSIPEPDELLHGVLAFSDEVDDGDFVDVHLTAPTFFAWRIPRGEAGVEYGLAAPPGEQVGAHFDDLIDGYDVEVSHRCSGVIPIGPPERVTSRRGFLVGDAAAQTKPFTGGGILYGMTCADHAIAQIDPDRPATLEAYERAWREDLERDIRLGHWLRRAYSLPEPVKRVGLAATSGEIGVHMDRPTSALSLEQVRAMLSSRL; encoded by the coding sequence ATGTACGATTTCGTCGTCGTCGGCGTCGGTCCGGCCGGTGCTCGTGTCGCCCGGCAGAGCGCCGAGGCTGGCTACGACGTCCTCGCACTCGAGGGCGGCCGGATCGGTGAGCCACTGGCGTGTTCGGGGCACGTCAGTACGGACATCTGGTCGTTTACGGGTGCGGGTGCTCGAGACGAACTGTTACAGAACGAAGTGTATGGCGCACGGTTTCACGTTCGCGGGCCACACGACTACGAGACGCGAGTCGGTACCGATTCCCACGCGTTTTACAAGGAATCGGTCGTCTCGAACGTGATCGACCGGGTGGGGCTGGATCGCCATCTCGCCGACCTCGCACGCGAGGCGGGCGCGGACGTACGAGAACGCCACACCGTGACGGACGTTCGAGAACGCCACGACCGCGTGGTCGTGACGGCGAACGGACCCGATGGCACCGAGACGTTCGAGACCAAACTGGTGGCCGGCTGTGACGGCCCGCGATCACGGGTCCGCGAGACGCTCTCGATACCGGAACCCGACGAGTTGTTACACGGGGTGCTGGCGTTCTCTGACGAGGTCGACGACGGCGATTTCGTCGACGTTCATCTGACTGCCCCGACGTTCTTCGCCTGGCGAATCCCTCGCGGCGAGGCCGGCGTCGAGTACGGGCTTGCCGCCCCGCCGGGCGAACAGGTCGGTGCTCACTTCGACGACCTGATCGACGGCTACGACGTGGAGGTATCGCACCGCTGTTCGGGCGTCATTCCCATCGGCCCGCCCGAGCGGGTCACGAGCCGTCGCGGTTTTCTCGTCGGCGACGCGGCCGCCCAGACCAAGCCCTTCACCGGCGGCGGCATCCTCTACGGGATGACCTGTGCTGACCACGCTATCGCCCAGATCGACCCCGACCGTCCGGCCACGCTCGAGGCCTACGAACGCGCCTGGCGCGAGGACCTCGAGCGAGATATTCGACTGGGCCACTGGCTTCGCCGGGCGTACTCGCTGCCAGAGCCGGTGAAACGGGTCGGCCTCGCCGCCACGTCCGGCGAAATCGGGGTCCACATGGACCGGCCGACGTCGGCGCTGTCGCTCGAGCAGGTCCGGGCGATGCTCTCGAGTCGGCTCTGA
- a CDS encoding aminomethyltransferase family protein has translation MQTSVIESIHDEHGATFGERDGRRVVDHYGRPERAHRAVRNGVGLIEYAYGVIVVEGDDRLEYVDNVVSNRVPDADGEGCYALLLDPQGRIESDLYVYNAGERLLLFTPPSHADTIAADWAEKVFIQDVEIRDATDEFAVFGIHGPMATEKIASVLTGPSTPDERFTFVRGSMGDAGVSVVRTDGLAGEESYEVICRADDAAHVHDTLSTQGLNAAPFGYRTWDSLTLEAGSPLFQPDLEGTIPNVLGLRLALDFEKGCYVGQEVVSRVENRGQPSRRLVGLELEGEALPDHGATVFDGDATVGEVSRAGVSPLLETTLALAFVEYDLATENLTVRVDGEDVPARRADLPFVDGSEESARVPAYES, from the coding sequence ATGCAGACGAGCGTCATCGAGTCGATTCACGACGAGCACGGCGCGACCTTCGGCGAGCGCGACGGCCGACGCGTCGTCGACCACTACGGTCGCCCCGAACGCGCCCACCGCGCGGTGAGAAACGGCGTCGGCCTCATCGAGTACGCCTACGGCGTGATCGTCGTCGAAGGCGACGACCGCCTCGAGTACGTCGACAACGTCGTTTCGAACCGGGTTCCAGACGCCGACGGCGAGGGCTGTTATGCCCTGTTGCTCGACCCACAAGGTCGCATCGAGAGCGACCTCTACGTGTACAACGCTGGGGAACGGCTCCTGTTGTTCACGCCACCGTCTCACGCCGACACCATCGCGGCCGACTGGGCTGAGAAAGTATTCATTCAGGACGTCGAGATTCGCGACGCGACCGACGAGTTCGCCGTCTTCGGCATCCACGGTCCGATGGCGACCGAAAAGATCGCGAGCGTCCTCACCGGCCCAAGCACGCCAGACGAACGGTTCACCTTCGTCCGCGGCTCAATGGGCGACGCCGGCGTCTCCGTCGTTCGCACCGACGGCCTCGCCGGCGAGGAGAGCTACGAGGTTATCTGTCGCGCCGACGACGCCGCCCACGTCCACGACACGCTCTCTACCCAGGGCCTCAACGCGGCCCCATTCGGCTACCGAACCTGGGATTCGCTGACCCTCGAGGCAGGCTCCCCCCTGTTTCAGCCGGACCTCGAGGGGACGATCCCGAACGTGCTTGGACTCCGACTCGCGCTGGACTTCGAGAAGGGCTGTTACGTGGGCCAGGAGGTCGTCTCGCGAGTCGAAAACCGAGGCCAACCGAGTCGGCGACTCGTCGGGCTGGAACTCGAGGGCGAGGCACTCCCCGACCACGGCGCGACCGTTTTCGACGGCGACGCTACCGTCGGCGAGGTATCGCGAGCCGGCGTGAGTCCGTTACTCGAGACGACTCTCGCCCTGGCGTTCGTCGAATACGACCTCGCAACTGAGAACCTCACGGTGCGCGTCGACGGCGAAGACGTTCCCGCTCGTCGAGCCGATCTGCCGTTCGTCGACGGCTCCGAGGAGTCGGCGCGCGTGCCAGCCTACGAGTCATAG
- a CDS encoding acyl-CoA dehydrogenase family protein, whose amino-acid sequence MLDYVDLEADLDEEERLIRDTARQFVDEQVRPDIGDHFEAGTFPTELIPEMGEMGFFAPNLEGYGSPNVSETAYGLLMQELEACDSGLRSMASVQGALVMYPIHAFGSEAQKEEWLPRLGAGEAVGCFGLTEPEHGSNPSGMQTHAEKDADGYVLNGSKTWITNSPISDVAVVWAKDRSNEDTVRGFLVETDRDGVTTNKITEKLSLRASITGEIGLNDVRIPEENVLPGVQGMKGPLSCLTQARYGIAWGAIGAARDCFETAREYALERDQFGGPIARFQIQQEKLAEMATQITLAQLLAYRLADLKERGDLRPQHVSMAKRNNVRMARDQARVAREMLGGNGITTDYSPMRHMANLETVYTYEGTHDIHTLVLGQDLTGIAAFE is encoded by the coding sequence ATGCTCGATTACGTCGACCTCGAGGCAGACCTCGACGAGGAAGAACGCCTGATTCGGGACACGGCACGCCAGTTCGTCGACGAACAGGTGCGCCCCGACATCGGCGACCACTTCGAAGCCGGTACGTTCCCGACCGAACTCATTCCCGAGATGGGCGAAATGGGCTTTTTCGCGCCCAACCTCGAGGGGTACGGCTCGCCGAACGTTTCCGAGACCGCCTACGGTCTGTTGATGCAGGAACTCGAGGCGTGTGACTCGGGGCTGCGCTCGATGGCCTCGGTTCAGGGCGCACTCGTGATGTACCCGATTCACGCCTTCGGGAGCGAGGCACAGAAAGAGGAGTGGCTTCCGCGACTGGGGGCCGGTGAAGCTGTGGGTTGCTTCGGTCTCACCGAGCCAGAACACGGTTCGAACCCCTCGGGGATGCAGACTCACGCCGAAAAAGACGCCGACGGCTACGTGCTCAACGGCTCGAAAACCTGGATCACCAACTCCCCGATTTCGGACGTCGCCGTCGTCTGGGCCAAAGACCGCTCGAACGAGGACACCGTGCGGGGCTTTCTGGTCGAAACCGACCGCGATGGCGTGACGACGAACAAGATCACCGAAAAACTCTCGCTTCGTGCCTCGATCACGGGCGAAATCGGCCTGAACGACGTCCGAATTCCCGAGGAGAACGTGTTGCCCGGCGTCCAGGGCATGAAAGGCCCGCTGTCGTGTCTCACGCAGGCGCGCTACGGCATCGCCTGGGGCGCTATCGGTGCCGCTCGAGACTGTTTCGAGACCGCCCGCGAGTACGCCCTCGAGCGCGACCAGTTCGGCGGTCCCATCGCTCGCTTCCAGATTCAACAGGAGAAACTGGCGGAGATGGCGACCCAGATCACGCTCGCACAGTTGCTTGCCTACCGGCTGGCCGACCTCAAAGAGCGTGGCGACCTGCGTCCACAGCACGTCTCGATGGCCAAACGCAACAACGTCCGCATGGCACGCGATCAGGCGCGCGTCGCCCGCGAAATGCTCGGCGGCAACGGCATCACTACCGACTACTCCCCGATGCGGCACATGGCCAACCTCGAGACCGTCTACACCTACGAGGGGACCCACGACATTCACACGCTCGTGCTCGGCCAGGACCTGACCGGGATCGCCGCGTTCGAGTGA
- a CDS encoding succinic semialdehyde dehydrogenase codes for MHAPLSHSQCFSSTALSPADLESLADRVAVPAAETDDIVVRTPITDEPIGSVPAGDESTVNATVERAHEAQAGWETRDPVDRAAVLERFGDLVLEHRDRLLDLVQLETGKSRAHAAEELLDVPATCTYYAREGPAVLADEARDGAFSFATDARVTYDPVGVVGIISPWNYPLTLSMTDAIPALLAGNAVVCKPDEKTPFIALALAELLEEAGLPDGVFSIVTGSGPIVGPALIDRVDYLAFTGGTETGRVVAEQAGHNLIDCSLELGGKNPFIVLADADLERTARGAVQGCFTNAGQLCLAAERVYVEASVYDDFLEAFVGETRKLTLGTGIGDAADVGSLIDGDQLERVEAHVEDALERGASVLTGGRARPELGPFCYEPTILTDVDPASRAACEETFGPVVSVAPVDSLEDAIEAANDSPFGLNASVWTGDRGVGLEVARRIDAGTVCVNDAYVAGWAAVDAPMGGVGDSGLGRRHGPEGLARFVESKTIAASRVGPLRKPSRVPTDPIVRGMAGLRRLRRRLEGWLP; via the coding sequence ATGCACGCCCCTCTCTCCCACTCGCAGTGTTTTTCGTCGACAGCGCTTTCACCCGCCGATCTCGAGTCGCTCGCCGATCGAGTGGCGGTGCCAGCGGCTGAAACGGACGATATCGTGGTGCGAACGCCGATTACCGACGAACCGATCGGGTCGGTGCCGGCTGGCGACGAATCGACCGTAAACGCCACCGTCGAGCGCGCTCACGAGGCACAGGCTGGCTGGGAAACCCGCGATCCAGTCGACAGAGCGGCCGTCCTCGAGCGATTCGGTGATCTCGTCCTCGAGCACCGGGACCGATTGCTGGATCTGGTGCAACTCGAGACCGGCAAATCCCGGGCGCACGCCGCCGAAGAACTGCTCGACGTGCCGGCGACGTGTACGTACTACGCTCGCGAGGGGCCGGCCGTCCTCGCCGACGAGGCTCGAGATGGAGCGTTTTCGTTCGCGACCGACGCGCGTGTCACCTACGACCCGGTCGGCGTCGTCGGGATTATCTCGCCGTGGAACTATCCACTGACGCTGTCGATGACGGACGCGATTCCGGCCTTGCTCGCGGGCAACGCCGTCGTCTGTAAACCCGACGAGAAGACACCGTTTATCGCGCTCGCACTCGCCGAACTCCTCGAGGAAGCCGGGCTTCCGGACGGCGTCTTTTCGATAGTCACCGGTTCGGGTCCCATCGTCGGCCCCGCGCTCATCGACCGAGTGGACTACCTGGCCTTCACCGGCGGCACCGAAACGGGGCGCGTCGTCGCGGAACAGGCGGGTCACAACCTGATCGACTGCTCCCTCGAGTTGGGCGGCAAAAACCCCTTCATCGTTCTGGCTGACGCCGACCTCGAGCGAACGGCTCGCGGGGCCGTTCAGGGCTGTTTCACCAACGCGGGCCAGCTCTGTCTCGCCGCCGAACGGGTCTACGTGGAGGCGTCGGTGTACGACGACTTCCTCGAGGCATTCGTCGGGGAAACCCGAAAACTCACGCTCGGCACCGGCATCGGCGACGCTGCCGACGTCGGCTCACTCATCGACGGCGACCAACTCGAGCGCGTCGAGGCCCACGTCGAGGATGCACTCGAGCGGGGGGCGTCCGTCCTGACGGGTGGGCGGGCCCGCCCCGAACTCGGGCCGTTCTGTTACGAGCCGACGATTCTGACTGACGTCGACCCGGCGTCTCGAGCCGCCTGTGAGGAGACGTTCGGCCCAGTCGTGAGCGTCGCTCCCGTCGACTCCCTCGAGGACGCTATCGAGGCGGCAAACGACTCGCCTTTCGGGCTGAACGCCAGCGTCTGGACGGGCGACCGGGGAGTCGGACTCGAGGTCGCCCGACGGATCGACGCCGGGACGGTCTGTGTCAACGACGCCTACGTCGCCGGCTGGGCGGCCGTGGACGCGCCGATGGGTGGCGTCGGGGACTCCGGACTGGGCCGTCGCCACGGGCCGGAAGGGTTGGCGCGGTTCGTCGAGTCGAAAACGATAGCCGCCTCTCGAGTGGGGCCGCTGCGAAAACCGTCTCGCGTTCCCACAGACCCCATCGTCCGCGGCATGGCCGGACTCCGTCGGCTTCGCCGGCGACTCGAGGGGTGGCTCCCGTGA
- a CDS encoding SDR family oxidoreductase, giving the protein MSEQSRDPTVFLTGFPGFLGSALLERLLARGDEPVVCLIQPQYRSQAETRAETLCHRLEVPPDSIQLLEGDITEPDLGCGDALEGVSSVETCYHLAAVYDLAVDRGLAEAVNVRGTEHVLDAAQTLDVDRFQYVSTCYVSGRYEGVFTEAHLEEGQSFNNHYEATKHRAEVLVQERMDAGLAATIYRPAIVVGDSETGETGKYDGPYYLLRLLLEQPRACSLTVSLPGSDDTELNVVPRDFVIDAIAHLSAREETVGEVYQLCDPTPLTIPRFVDALANAMDHRVYSIPTPKSVARPMLGALEGVGLPAEPATIDYFDHPTRYACPNTRRALAGTGIECPPFESYVDELVAFVRENPVIGSDAMV; this is encoded by the coding sequence GTGAGCGAACAATCCCGCGATCCGACCGTCTTTCTCACCGGGTTCCCCGGCTTTCTCGGTTCGGCGTTGCTCGAGCGACTGCTCGCTCGCGGAGACGAACCGGTCGTCTGTCTGATCCAGCCGCAGTATCGATCCCAGGCGGAGACGCGGGCCGAGACGCTCTGTCACCGCCTCGAGGTGCCGCCAGATTCGATCCAACTGCTCGAGGGCGACATTACGGAACCCGATCTCGGCTGTGGCGACGCACTCGAGGGGGTGTCGTCGGTCGAAACGTGTTATCATCTCGCCGCCGTCTACGACCTGGCGGTCGACCGTGGACTCGCCGAAGCCGTCAACGTCCGGGGAACCGAACACGTCCTCGACGCAGCCCAAACGCTCGATGTCGACCGATTTCAGTACGTTAGCACCTGTTACGTCAGCGGGCGCTACGAGGGTGTGTTTACGGAGGCTCACCTCGAGGAGGGCCAGTCGTTCAATAACCACTACGAAGCGACGAAGCATCGCGCCGAAGTGCTGGTTCAGGAGCGAATGGACGCGGGATTGGCGGCGACCATCTATCGCCCCGCAATCGTCGTCGGAGACAGCGAGACGGGAGAGACTGGCAAGTACGACGGACCGTACTACCTGCTTCGACTGTTGCTCGAACAACCCCGGGCCTGCTCGCTTACCGTCTCGTTGCCCGGGTCGGACGACACCGAACTCAACGTCGTGCCTCGCGATTTCGTCATCGACGCCATCGCACATCTCAGCGCTCGCGAGGAGACCGTCGGCGAGGTATACCAGCTGTGTGACCCGACGCCGCTGACGATTCCACGGTTCGTCGACGCGCTCGCGAACGCGATGGACCATCGCGTTTACTCGATTCCCACGCCGAAATCCGTTGCCCGGCCGATGCTGGGGGCGCTTGAGGGAGTCGGCCTGCCAGCCGAACCGGCCACCATCGACTACTTCGACCACCCGACGCGATACGCCTGTCCGAACACCCGGCGAGCGCTCGCCGGGACGGGGATCGAGTGCCCGCCGTTCGAATCGTACGTCGACGAACTCGTCGCGTTTGTGCGGGAGAATCCGGTTATCGGATCCGACGCGATGGTGTGA